The Streptomyces sp. HSG2 genome has a segment encoding these proteins:
- a CDS encoding cysteine desulfurase, producing MTQLPGLLDTETIRKDFPILDRRVHDDKKLVYLDNAATSQTPRQVIDAVSEYYERYNANVHRGVHVLAEEATALYEGARDKVAEFVNAPSRDEVIFTKNASESLNLVANMLGWADEPYRVDSDTEIVITEMEHHSNIVPWQLLAQRTGARLRWFGLTDDGRLDLADLDQVITEKTKIVSFVLVSNILGTQNPVEAIVRRAQEVGALVCVDASQAAPHMPLDVQALGADFVAFTGHKMCGPTGIGVLWGRQELLEDLPPFLGGGEMIETVSMHSSTYAPAPHKFEAGTPPVAQAVGLGAAVDYLRSVGMDKILAHEHALTEYAVERLTAIPDLRVIGPATAEERGAAISFTLGDIHPHDVGQVLDEQGIAVRVGHHCARPVCLRYGIPATTRASFYLYSTPAEIDALVDGLEHVRNFFG from the coding sequence GTGACACAGCTGCCGGGCCTCCTCGACACCGAGACGATCCGCAAGGACTTCCCGATCCTGGATCGCCGGGTCCACGACGACAAGAAGCTCGTCTACCTCGACAACGCCGCCACCTCGCAGACCCCGCGCCAGGTCATCGACGCCGTCAGCGAGTACTACGAGCGGTACAACGCCAATGTCCACCGCGGCGTGCACGTGCTCGCGGAGGAGGCCACGGCGCTGTACGAGGGCGCTCGGGACAAGGTCGCGGAGTTCGTCAACGCCCCCAGCCGCGACGAGGTGATCTTCACCAAGAACGCCTCGGAGTCGCTCAACCTGGTGGCGAACATGCTGGGCTGGGCCGACGAGCCCTACCGGGTGGACTCCGACACGGAGATCGTCATCACGGAGATGGAGCACCACTCCAACATCGTGCCGTGGCAGTTGCTGGCCCAGCGGACCGGAGCGAGGCTGCGGTGGTTCGGGCTCACCGACGACGGCCGCCTGGACCTGGCCGACCTGGACCAGGTCATCACCGAGAAGACGAAGATCGTCTCCTTCGTCCTGGTCTCCAACATCCTGGGCACCCAGAACCCGGTCGAGGCGATCGTGCGGCGCGCCCAAGAGGTCGGTGCCCTGGTCTGTGTCGACGCCTCGCAGGCGGCTCCGCACATGCCGTTGGACGTGCAGGCGCTGGGCGCCGACTTCGTGGCCTTCACCGGCCACAAGATGTGCGGCCCGACGGGTATCGGCGTGCTCTGGGGGCGCCAGGAACTGCTGGAGGACCTCCCCCCGTTCCTGGGCGGCGGCGAGATGATCGAGACGGTCTCGATGCACTCCTCGACCTACGCCCCGGCGCCCCACAAGTTCGAGGCCGGTACCCCGCCGGTCGCGCAGGCCGTCGGCCTCGGCGCGGCCGTCGACTACCTGCGCTCCGTGGGTATGGACAAGATCCTCGCCCATGAACACGCCCTCACCGAGTACGCGGTGGAACGCCTGACCGCTATCCCGGACCTGCGCGTCATCGGCCCCGCCACGGCCGAGGAACGCGGGGCCGCGATCTCCTTCACCCTGGGTGACATCCACCCGCACGACGTGGGGCAGGTGCTCGACGAGCAGGGCATCGCCGTGCGGGTCGGGCACCACTGCGCTCGCCCGGTCTGCCTGCGCTACGGAATTCCCGCGACCACCCGGGCGTCGTTCTATCTGTACTCCACACCGGCGGAGATCGACGCCTTGGTCGACGGCCTGGAGCACGTACGGAACTTCTTCGGCTGA
- a CDS encoding TerD family protein produces the protein MTPGSNIPLPAPRVTVDVAAPVRLDVSGLLLGADGKVRSDDDFVFYNQPTGPGVSHRSGGGATPDSISIDTDAVPAAIEKIVVTASPDAAGQTFQGIEPTATLRDADSGGALATFTPPRLGTETALVVMEIYRRQGAWKARAVGQGYADGLAGIATDFGVSVEEPATPAPAAAPPVAAPAPPATPPATQAPTAGSGKINLDKGRVSLRKNQTVSLVKGGRPVLSSVMMGLGWEPAHRGKDIDLDASVIAYGPRRDHVDSCYFGKLQIVGGAIRHSGDNLTGEGGGDDEVITVDLGRLPQDVTGLVFTVNSFSGQKFTQVAKAYCRLLDGVTGEELVRFDLTGAEPQTGVMMAKLIRQYSGEWEMTAMGDFVKARTVRGMVKPAAQAL, from the coding sequence ATGACCCCCGGCTCGAACATCCCCCTCCCCGCCCCCCGCGTGACGGTGGACGTCGCCGCCCCGGTGCGGCTCGACGTGTCGGGCCTGCTGCTCGGCGCGGACGGCAAGGTCCGATCCGACGACGACTTCGTGTTCTACAACCAGCCCACCGGGCCGGGGGTGAGCCACCGTTCCGGTGGCGGAGCCACACCGGACTCGATCTCGATCGACACCGACGCCGTGCCCGCTGCCATCGAGAAGATCGTCGTCACGGCGAGCCCGGACGCGGCCGGGCAGACCTTCCAGGGCATCGAACCCACGGCCACCCTGCGCGACGCCGACTCCGGCGGCGCCCTGGCCACCTTCACTCCCCCGCGTCTCGGCACGGAGACGGCCCTGGTGGTCATGGAGATCTACCGGCGCCAGGGGGCGTGGAAGGCGCGTGCCGTCGGTCAGGGATACGCCGACGGTCTGGCCGGGATCGCCACGGACTTCGGCGTCTCGGTGGAGGAGCCGGCCACCCCGGCGCCGGCCGCGGCGCCGCCGGTGGCCGCTCCCGCCCCGCCCGCGACACCGCCGGCCACACAGGCGCCCACGGCGGGCTCCGGGAAGATCAATCTGGACAAGGGCAGGGTGAGCCTGCGGAAGAACCAGACGGTCTCGCTCGTGAAGGGCGGCCGGCCGGTGCTCTCCTCCGTCATGATGGGCCTCGGTTGGGAACCGGCCCACCGCGGCAAGGACATCGACCTGGACGCGTCCGTGATCGCCTACGGCCCGCGCCGCGACCACGTCGACAGCTGCTACTTCGGCAAGCTCCAGATCGTCGGCGGCGCGATCCGGCACTCCGGCGACAACCTGACCGGCGAGGGCGGCGGCGACGACGAGGTGATCACCGTCGACCTCGGTCGGCTGCCCCAGGACGTGACCGGTCTGGTCTTCACCGTCAACTCCTTCTCCGGCCAGAAGTTCACCCAGGTCGCCAAGGCCTACTGCCGCCTGCTGGACGGCGTCACCGGCGAGGAGTTGGTGCGGTTCGACCTGACCGGTGCCGAACCGCAGACGGGCGTGATGATGGCGAAGCTGATCCGCCAGTACTCCGGCGAGTGGGAGATGACCGCGATGGGCGACTTCGTCAAGGCGCGCACCGTGCGGGGGATGGTGAAGCCGGCGGCCCAGGCCCTGTAG
- a CDS encoding endonuclease/exonuclease/phosphatase family protein codes for MPSKSSARLAALTVAAVCCASTVVAVSPAHADDAPRIHDIQGTTRLSPYAGQQVTDVAGIVTGVRVYGSSRGFWIQDPRPDSDPATSEGVFVYTGSTPTVSLGDEVTVSGTVTEYVPGGTSSGNQSLTEITKATATVVSTGNELPEAVKVGGRSVPAAYAPEGDEAEGGSINGLTLRPESYALDYYESLEGMVVRVDDARVVGATDPYSELWVTVKPRQHDNRRGGTVYGSYSSQNGGRLQIQSLASSADFPDANVGDRLAGTTSGPLDYSQYGGYTLVANDLGEIEDGGLERETTRAQRSGELAVATYNVENLDPSDDTFAAHAEAIVENLAAPDIVSLEEIQDNSGSTDDGTVAADETVGALIDAIVAAGGPRYDWRGIDPADKADGGQPGGNIRTVFLFNPDRVSFTDRPGGDATTATGVTKVPGGAALTASPGRVDPENAAWESSRKPLAGEFVFRGRTVFVVGNHFASKGGDQALSSQYQPPARDSEEQRHLQATSVNAFVKEILAVDKHADVVVLGDINDFEFSETARLLEADGALWSAVKSLPRGDRYSYVYQGNSQVLDQILVSPSIRRGSGLSYDSVHINAEFHDQISDHDPQVVRFRP; via the coding sequence TTGCCGAGCAAGTCGTCCGCGCGCCTCGCCGCGCTCACCGTCGCCGCCGTCTGCTGCGCGTCCACCGTCGTCGCCGTCTCTCCCGCGCACGCCGACGACGCCCCGCGCATCCACGACATCCAGGGCACCACCCGGCTCTCCCCCTACGCCGGACAACAGGTCACCGACGTGGCCGGAATCGTCACCGGCGTCCGCGTCTACGGCTCCTCCCGGGGCTTTTGGATACAGGACCCGCGACCGGACTCCGATCCGGCCACCAGTGAGGGTGTCTTCGTCTACACCGGGTCCACCCCGACGGTCTCCCTCGGCGACGAGGTCACCGTCTCCGGCACCGTGACGGAGTACGTCCCGGGCGGGACCTCGTCCGGGAACCAGTCGCTGACCGAGATCACCAAGGCGACGGCCACCGTCGTGTCGACCGGGAACGAACTCCCCGAAGCCGTGAAGGTCGGGGGCCGCTCGGTGCCCGCCGCCTACGCCCCCGAGGGAGACGAAGCCGAGGGCGGCTCGATCAACGGGCTGACGCTGCGCCCCGAGTCCTACGCCCTCGACTACTACGAGTCCCTGGAGGGCATGGTCGTCCGGGTCGACGACGCCCGGGTGGTGGGCGCCACCGACCCCTACAGCGAACTCTGGGTCACGGTGAAGCCGCGGCAACACGACAACCGTCGCGGCGGCACCGTCTACGGCTCCTACTCCTCGCAGAACGGCGGCCGGCTGCAGATCCAGTCCCTCGCCTCCTCCGCCGACTTCCCCGACGCCAACGTCGGCGACCGGCTCGCCGGCACCACCTCCGGGCCGCTGGACTACAGCCAGTACGGCGGCTACACGCTGGTCGCCAACGACCTGGGGGAGATCGAGGACGGGGGCCTGGAGCGGGAGACCACCCGGGCCCAGCGCTCCGGCGAACTGGCCGTGGCGACGTACAACGTCGAGAACCTCGACCCCTCGGACGACACCTTCGCCGCCCACGCCGAGGCGATCGTCGAGAACCTCGCCGCGCCCGACATCGTGTCCCTGGAGGAGATCCAGGACAACAGCGGCTCCACCGACGACGGCACCGTGGCAGCGGACGAGACCGTCGGCGCGCTGATCGACGCGATCGTGGCGGCCGGCGGCCCCCGGTACGACTGGCGCGGCATCGACCCGGCCGACAAGGCGGACGGCGGCCAGCCGGGCGGGAACATACGCACCGTGTTCCTGTTCAACCCGGACCGCGTCTCCTTCACGGACCGTCCGGGCGGCGACGCCACGACCGCGACCGGCGTGACGAAGGTGCCGGGCGGTGCCGCGCTGACGGCCTCCCCGGGCCGGGTGGACCCGGAGAACGCCGCCTGGGAGAGCAGCCGAAAGCCGCTGGCGGGCGAGTTCGTCTTCCGCGGCCGCACGGTCTTCGTGGTCGGGAACCACTTCGCCTCCAAGGGCGGCGACCAGGCGCTCAGCTCGCAGTACCAGCCGCCGGCGCGCGACTCGGAGGAGCAGCGCCACCTGCAGGCGACGTCGGTCAACGCCTTCGTCAAGGAGATCCTCGCCGTCGACAAGCACGCGGACGTGGTCGTCCTCGGTGACATCAACGACTTCGAGTTCTCCGAGACCGCGCGGCTGCTGGAGGCCGACGGCGCGCTGTGGTCCGCGGTGAAGTCGCTGCCGCGCGGCGACCGCTACTCGTACGTGTACCAGGGCAACAGCCAGGTGCTCGACCAGATCCTGGTCAGCCCCTCGATCCGTCGGGGTTCCGGCCTCTCCTACGACAGCGTGCACATCAACGCCGAGTTCCACGACCAGATCAGCGACCACGACCCGCAGGTCGTGCGGTTCCGTCCCTGA
- a CDS encoding metal-sulfur cluster assembly factor: MSETVEMKPASEEEVREALMDVVDPELGIDVVNLGLIYGIHVDDANIATIDMTLTSAACPLTDVIEDQAKSVTDGLVGELRINWVWMPPWGPDKITDDGREQLRALGFNV, encoded by the coding sequence ATGAGCGAGACCGTCGAGATGAAGCCCGCCTCGGAGGAAGAGGTACGCGAGGCGCTGATGGACGTCGTCGACCCGGAACTGGGTATCGACGTCGTCAACCTGGGTCTGATCTACGGCATCCACGTGGACGACGCGAACATCGCGACCATCGACATGACCCTCACCTCGGCGGCCTGTCCGCTGACGGACGTGATCGAGGACCAGGCCAAGTCCGTCACGGACGGGCTGGTCGGCGAGTTGCGGATCAACTGGGTCTGGATGCCGCCGTGGGGCCCCGACAAGATCACCGATGATGGTCGGGAGCAGTTGCGGGCGTTGGGCTTCAACGTCTGA
- a CDS encoding TetR family transcriptional regulator → MARRHDPGRRRRIIDAAITVVGSKGIAGLSHRTVAAEADVPLGSTTYHFRTLDDLLVAALRQANEGFARVVADHPEVGDPDRDLADELARLLGDWLGGERQGVELEYELYLAALRRPALRPVAAEWCEAVAEPIARRTDPTTARALVAFMDGVCLQVLLTDTPYDHAYVREMLARLIG, encoded by the coding sequence ATGGCCCGCCGCCACGATCCGGGGCGCCGCCGACGGATCATCGACGCCGCGATCACGGTGGTCGGCTCCAAGGGCATCGCCGGCCTCAGCCACCGCACCGTCGCCGCCGAGGCGGACGTGCCCCTGGGTTCGACGACCTACCACTTCCGCACCCTCGACGACCTGTTGGTGGCCGCTCTCCGGCAGGCCAACGAGGGGTTCGCGAGGGTCGTCGCCGATCACCCCGAAGTGGGCGACCCGGACCGGGACCTCGCCGACGAGCTGGCCCGGCTCCTCGGCGACTGGCTCGGCGGGGAGCGGCAGGGCGTGGAACTGGAGTACGAGCTGTACCTGGCCGCCCTGCGTCGCCCCGCGCTCCGCCCCGTCGCCGCCGAGTGGTGCGAGGCGGTCGCCGAGCCGATCGCCCGGCGGACCGACCCGACGACCGCGCGGGCGCTCGTGGCGTTCATGGACGGTGTCTGCCTCCAGGTGCTGCTGACCGACACGCCCTACGACCACGCGTACGTCCGCGAGATGCTCGCCCGCCTGATCGGCTGA
- the sufC gene encoding Fe-S cluster assembly ATPase SufC, producing MATLEIRDLHVTVEADNATKEILKGVDLTVKQGETHAIMGPNGSGKSTLAYSLAGHPKYTVTGGSVTLDGEDVLEMSVDERARAGVFLAMQYPVEVPGVSVSNFLRTSATAVRGEAPKLRTWVKEVKEAMERLDMDPSFAERNVNEGFSGGEKKRHEILQLELIKPRIAILDETDSGLDVDALRVVAEGVNRVRATGEVGTLLITHYTRILRYIKPDHVHVFARGRIAESGGPELADKLEAEGYEAYTKGGTAGGTTSGEDAA from the coding sequence ATGGCAACGCTTGAAATCCGAGACCTGCACGTCACCGTCGAGGCCGACAACGCCACGAAGGAGATCCTCAAGGGCGTCGACCTCACCGTGAAGCAGGGCGAGACGCACGCCATCATGGGCCCCAACGGCTCGGGCAAGTCCACGCTCGCCTACTCGCTGGCGGGTCACCCCAAGTACACCGTCACCGGCGGCAGCGTCACCCTCGACGGCGAGGACGTCCTGGAGATGTCCGTGGACGAGCGCGCCCGCGCCGGCGTCTTCCTCGCCATGCAGTACCCGGTGGAGGTCCCCGGGGTCTCCGTCTCCAACTTCCTGCGCACCTCCGCCACCGCCGTCCGAGGCGAGGCCCCCAAGCTCCGCACCTGGGTGAAGGAGGTCAAGGAGGCCATGGAGCGCCTGGACATGGACCCCTCCTTCGCCGAGCGCAACGTCAACGAGGGTTTCTCCGGCGGGGAGAAGAAGCGCCACGAGATCCTCCAGCTGGAGCTGATCAAGCCGAGGATCGCGATCCTGGACGAGACGGACTCCGGCCTGGACGTCGACGCCCTGCGCGTCGTCGCCGAGGGAGTCAACCGGGTCCGGGCGACCGGGGAGGTCGGCACCCTCCTGATCACGCACTACACCCGTATCCTGCGCTACATCAAGCCGGACCACGTCCACGTCTTCGCCCGGGGTCGGATCGCGGAGTCGGGCGGGCCCGAACTCGCCGACAAGCTGGAGGCGGAGGGCTACGAGGCCTACACCAAGGGCGGGACCGCGGGCGGGACGACCTCCGGGGAGGACGCCGCGTGA
- a CDS encoding TIGR00341 family protein: MSSRLRALVLPSSQRRSLDELTDDLDLSSGDTGSKRSAFWTMLLLSSVIASGGVLTDSTATVIGAMIIAPLSTPIMGIALGSVQRRRTRSAPIVFFACLLVIAAGAFFSMALPSDYSLLDNSQISSRTSPGLMDLIAALATGFAGAVALARRDVAAVLPGVAIAISLVPPLVVTGVCLGQLSGWLALGSLVLFVSNLFALVFGGMVVFASLGYGSGTDRAAGGPARRTYAAMALLFAVVFVPLAGNTVTTLLIDLWTGRAKDAAEQWLAEDGAPGSTVTSVDAQSRTMYIHVRTPGDLPPLQPLLDSLEGQVPTGIPVVVDSSRGQRVDVGTVGR, from the coding sequence ATGTCGAGTCGCCTGCGCGCCCTGGTCCTCCCGTCCTCCCAGCGCCGCTCCCTGGACGAGTTGACCGACGACCTGGACCTGTCGTCCGGGGACACCGGGTCCAAGCGCTCGGCGTTCTGGACGATGCTGCTGCTGTCGTCCGTCATCGCCTCCGGTGGGGTGCTCACCGACTCCACCGCCACGGTGATCGGGGCAATGATCATCGCTCCGCTGTCCACGCCGATCATGGGCATCGCGCTGGGGTCCGTGCAGCGGCGCCGAACGAGGTCGGCGCCGATCGTCTTCTTCGCCTGCCTGCTCGTGATCGCCGCCGGGGCCTTCTTCTCGATGGCCCTGCCCAGCGACTACTCCCTGCTGGACAACAGTCAGATCTCCTCCCGGACGTCACCGGGGCTGATGGACCTGATCGCTGCTCTGGCCACGGGTTTCGCCGGTGCCGTCGCCCTCGCCCGGCGGGACGTCGCCGCGGTGTTGCCGGGTGTCGCCATCGCCATCTCGCTCGTACCACCGCTCGTGGTCACCGGAGTGTGCCTGGGCCAACTGTCGGGGTGGCTGGCGCTGGGCTCGCTGGTCCTCTTCGTGTCCAACCTGTTCGCGCTGGTCTTCGGGGGCATGGTGGTCTTCGCCTCCCTCGGATACGGCTCCGGGACCGACCGGGCGGCGGGCGGGCCGGCCCGGAGGACGTACGCCGCCATGGCGCTGTTGTTCGCCGTCGTGTTCGTGCCCCTGGCGGGCAACACCGTGACCACACTGCTCATCGACCTCTGGACGGGCCGGGCCAAGGACGCGGCGGAGCAGTGGCTGGCCGAGGACGGTGCCCCCGGGTCCACGGTCACGAGCGTGGACGCGCAGTCCCGCACCATGTACATCCACGTCCGCACCCCGGGCGACCTGCCGCCGCTCCAGCCGCTTCTGGACAGCCTGGAGGGGCAGGTCCCCACCGGCATCCCCGTCGTGGTGGACTCCTCACGCGGCCAGCGCGTGGACGTGGGGACCGTCGGCCGCTGA
- a CDS encoding multidrug efflux SMR transporter, with protein sequence MGYLLLAGAIAAEVAATTAMKYSEGFTRLIPSLLTALGYVVSFTLLAQTLRTIAVGTAYAIWAGVGTAAIATIGVLFLGEGMTVAKAAGIALIILGVVVLNLGGAH encoded by the coding sequence ATGGGATATCTGCTCCTTGCCGGAGCCATCGCCGCAGAGGTCGCCGCCACCACCGCGATGAAGTACAGCGAGGGTTTCACCCGACTGATCCCCTCCCTGCTGACAGCGCTGGGGTACGTCGTCTCCTTCACCCTGCTCGCGCAGACCCTCCGCACCATCGCGGTGGGCACGGCGTACGCGATCTGGGCCGGGGTGGGCACGGCGGCCATCGCCACGATCGGTGTCCTCTTCCTCGGCGAGGGCATGACCGTCGCCAAGGCCGCCGGCATCGCGCTGATCATCCTCGGCGTGGTGGTCCTGAATCTGGGCGGAGCGCACTGA
- the dapA gene encoding 4-hydroxy-tetrahydrodipicolinate synthase, with protein MVTPFTASGALDRDGAASLAVRLVEGGCDGLVLSGTTGESPTTTDAEKSALIAAVRSAVGDGVPLVAGVGTADTVRTVELTKAAEKSGADGILVVAPYYSLPPREAVEAHFRDVADASGLPVMLYDIPGRTGVRVTPDTMVRLAEHPRIVAVKDCSYDALGTQRVRARTDLAFYAGSEEHVLPTLATGGTGYVSTAANVVPRHVRAILDAYARGDTAEAARRQLGLSELVELVTASGLPGAVTAKALLGDLGLPAGRVRPPLRSADAKTAAALREAYERLVAPQA; from the coding sequence ATGGTCACGCCGTTCACCGCCTCGGGCGCCCTGGACCGGGACGGCGCCGCGAGCCTGGCCGTCCGACTGGTGGAGGGCGGCTGCGACGGCCTGGTCCTCTCGGGGACGACCGGTGAGTCGCCGACGACCACGGACGCGGAGAAGTCCGCGCTGATCGCCGCCGTGCGGTCGGCCGTCGGTGACGGAGTGCCGCTGGTGGCCGGAGTAGGCACCGCCGACACCGTCCGCACGGTGGAACTGACCAAGGCCGCCGAGAAGTCCGGGGCCGACGGGATCCTCGTCGTCGCCCCGTACTACAGCCTGCCGCCCCGCGAGGCGGTGGAGGCGCACTTCCGGGACGTCGCCGACGCCTCCGGACTTCCAGTCATGCTCTACGACATCCCTGGCCGAACGGGTGTCCGGGTCACGCCCGACACGATGGTCCGACTGGCCGAACACCCGCGGATCGTCGCCGTCAAGGACTGCTCCTACGACGCCCTCGGCACCCAACGCGTACGGGCCCGGACGGACCTGGCCTTCTACGCGGGCAGCGAGGAGCACGTGCTGCCGACCCTCGCGACCGGAGGGACGGGCTACGTCTCCACCGCTGCCAATGTGGTGCCCCGACACGTCCGCGCGATCCTGGACGCCTACGCGAGAGGCGACACCGCCGAGGCGGCCCGCCGACAGCTCGGGCTCTCCGAACTCGTCGAGCTCGTGACGGCCTCGGGCCTGCCCGGCGCCGTCACCGCCAAGGCCCTCCTCGGCGACCTCGGGCTGCCCGCGGGCCGCGTGCGCCCACCCCTGCGGTCGGCGGACGCGAAGACCGCCGCGGCGCTCCGCGAGGCGTACGAACGGCTGGTGGCCCCGCAGGCGTGA
- the sufU gene encoding Fe-S cluster assembly sulfur transfer protein SufU, protein MKLDSLYQDVILDHYKNPHGRGLREGDAEVHHTNPTCGDEITLRVRYDGTTVADVSYEGQGCSISQASASVLNELLVGKDLAAARRIQETFLELMQSKGRVEPDEAMEGVLEDAVAFAGVSKYPARVKCALLSWMAWKDATAQALDEGAGAEKETT, encoded by the coding sequence ATGAAACTGGATTCCCTGTACCAGGACGTCATCCTGGACCACTACAAGAATCCGCACGGGCGCGGGCTCCGGGAGGGCGACGCGGAGGTGCACCACACCAACCCCACGTGTGGTGACGAGATCACCCTCAGGGTCAGGTACGACGGCACCACGGTGGCCGACGTCTCCTACGAGGGGCAGGGCTGCTCGATCAGTCAGGCCTCCGCCTCCGTGCTCAACGAGCTGCTGGTCGGCAAGGACCTCGCCGCGGCACGGCGGATCCAGGAGACCTTCCTGGAACTGATGCAGTCCAAGGGCCGGGTAGAACCCGACGAGGCGATGGAGGGCGTGCTGGAGGACGCGGTGGCCTTCGCCGGGGTCTCCAAGTACCCCGCGCGGGTGAAGTGCGCCCTGCTCAGCTGGATGGCCTGGAAGGACGCGACGGCCCAGGCGCTCGACGAGGGCGCCGGAGCCGAGAAGGAGACGACATGA
- the dapD gene encoding 2,3,4,5-tetrahydropyridine-2,6-dicarboxylate N-succinyltransferase, with amino-acid sequence MTDTNASRTTGAVASGLATVAADGTVLDTWFPAPRLVEEPGPSGTERLSAERAVEELGEDASAAVGPDPRRGVEVVAVRTVVSSLDAKPVDAHDVYLRLHLLSHRLVRPHGQNLDGIFAHLANVAWTSLGPVAVDDIEKVRLRARAAGSHLQVTSVDKFPRMTDYVLPSGVRVADADRVRLGAHLGEGTTVMHEGFVNFNAGTLGTSMVEGRISAGVVVGDGSDIGGGASTMGTLSGGGNVRISVGERCLIGAEAGVGIALGDECVVEAGLYVTAGTRVTLPDGQIVKARELSGVSHILYRRNSVSGTVEARPNNAVWGGLNDILHSHN; translated from the coding sequence ATGACCGACACCAACGCTTCCCGCACCACCGGCGCCGTGGCCTCCGGCCTCGCCACCGTCGCCGCCGACGGCACCGTCCTGGACACCTGGTTCCCCGCCCCCCGGCTCGTCGAAGAGCCGGGGCCCTCCGGCACCGAGCGGCTCTCCGCCGAGCGGGCGGTCGAGGAACTCGGCGAGGACGCGTCCGCCGCCGTCGGGCCGGACCCCCGTCGGGGTGTCGAGGTGGTCGCGGTCCGCACGGTCGTCTCCTCGCTTGACGCCAAGCCCGTCGACGCCCACGACGTGTACCTGCGTCTGCATCTGCTCTCCCACCGGCTGGTGCGACCGCACGGTCAGAACCTGGACGGGATCTTCGCCCACCTGGCCAACGTCGCGTGGACCTCGCTGGGTCCCGTCGCCGTCGACGACATCGAGAAGGTGCGCCTGCGTGCGCGCGCCGCGGGATCGCACCTTCAGGTCACCTCGGTCGACAAGTTCCCGCGCATGACCGACTACGTCCTCCCCTCGGGTGTCCGGGTCGCCGACGCCGACCGGGTCCGGCTCGGCGCGCACCTCGGCGAGGGCACGACCGTGATGCACGAGGGCTTCGTCAATTTCAACGCCGGCACCCTGGGGACCTCCATGGTGGAGGGGCGAATCTCCGCCGGGGTCGTGGTCGGCGACGGTTCCGACATCGGCGGCGGAGCGTCCACGATGGGAACCCTCTCCGGCGGCGGCAACGTGCGCATCAGTGTGGGGGAGCGGTGTCTGATCGGCGCGGAGGCCGGCGTGGGCATCGCGCTCGGCGACGAGTGCGTCGTCGAGGCCGGGCTCTATGTGACGGCCGGCACCCGGGTCACCCTGCCGGACGGTCAGATCGTCAAGGCCCGTGAGCTGTCCGGAGTGTCGCACATCCTCTACCGCCGCAACTCGGTCAGCGGCACTGTCGAGGCGCGTCCGAACAACGCGGTGTGGGGCGGCCTCAACGACATCCTGCACTCGCACAACTGA